A region from the Pithys albifrons albifrons isolate INPA30051 chromosome Z, PitAlb_v1, whole genome shotgun sequence genome encodes:
- the LOC139685118 gene encoding interferon-like produces the protein MAVSGSKKPCLWNGTMALLILLTALGTGLPCQHLRIHYDTFTWDALRLLHDMAPNSTQLCQLHNAPFFPDTLLHTHLNPQQAAATALRILQHLFHTLATNATAQHWHAQPRHRLLNQLQHYIHHLQLCRPDSDSPFKGPRNPLLTINKYFSSIHLFLHAHNHSACAWDHVRLEARDCFLYVDRLTRQMKHRAALDPALTTHHERPASISTGTLRRSGGTSSNLGWDLSEKLTSFQPEH, from the coding sequence ATGGCTGTATCTGGATCCAAAAAGCCCTGCCTGTGGAATGGCACCATGGCACTGCTGATCCTGCTCACGGCTCTTGGCACCGGACTTCCCTGCCAGCACCTCCGGATCCACTACGACACCTTCACCTGGGACGCTCTCCGGCTCCTCCACGACATGGCTCCCAACTCCACGCAGCTCTGCCAACTCCACAACGCGCCCTTCTTCCCCGACACCCTCCTCCACACCCACCTCAACCCGCAACAAGCCGCCGCCACCGCCCTACGCATCCTCCAACACCTCTTCCACACCCTCGCCACCAACGCCACCGCCCAGCACTGGCACGCCCAGCCACGCCACCGCCTCCTCAACCAACTGCAGCACTACAtccaccacctgcagctctgccgCCCCGACAGCGACAGCCCCTTCAAAGGCCCACGCAACCCGCTGCTCACCATCAACAAGTACTTCAGCAGCATCCACCTCTTCCTCCATGCCCACAACCACAGCGCCTGCGCCTGGGACCACGTACGCCTCGAAGCTCGCGACTGCTTCCTATACGTGGACAGACTCACACGGCAGATGAAGCATCGAGCTGCTCTGGACCCCGCTTTAACTACACACCATGAACGCCCAGCATCAATCAGCACTGGTACCCTCAGAAGGAGTGGTGGCACAAGCAGCAACCTGGGCTGGGATCTCTCAGAAAAGCTCACGTCGTTCCAGCCAGAACACTGA
- the LOC139684574 gene encoding interferon-like, producing MPALTSTQPRRSPGAPALLLLLTALTAALACQHLGTHQHTFPWDALRLLHHVAPNSTQPCQLHNAPFFPDTLLHTHLNPQQAAATALRILQHLFHTLATNATAQHWHAQPRHRLLNQLQHYIHHLQLCRPDSDSLFKGPRNPLLTINKYFSHIHLFLHAHNHSACAWDHVRLEAQASLQHLHNLTRTLRP from the coding sequence aTGCCTGCGCTCACAAGCACACAGCCCCGACGCAGCCCCGGCGCCccggcactgctgctcctgctcacgGCTCTCACTGCCGCCCTCGCCTGCCAACACCTCGGCACCCACCAGCACACCTTCCCCTGGGACGCACTCCGGCTCCTCCACCACGTGGCTCCCAACTCCACGCAGCCCTGCCAACTCCACAACGCGCCCTTCTTCCCCGACACCCTCCTCCACACCCACCTCAACCCGCAACAAGCCGCCGCCACCGCCCTACGCATCCTCCAACACCTCTTCCACACCCTCGCCACCAACGCCACCGCCCAGCACTGGCACGCCCAGCCACGCCACCGCCTCCTCAACCAACTGCAGCACTACAtccaccacctgcagctctgccgCCCCGACAGCGACAGCCTCTTCAAAGGCCCACGCAACCCGCTGCTCACCATCAACAAGTACTTCAGCCACATCCACCTCTTCCTCCACGCCCACAACCACAGTGCCTGCGCCTGGGACCACGTACGCCTCGAAGCTCAAGCCTCTCTCCAACACCTCCACAACCTCACACGCACCCTGCGCCCATAG